In Allomuricauda ruestringensis DSM 13258, the following proteins share a genomic window:
- a CDS encoding alpha/beta hydrolase has protein sequence MKNLFHKPVFLAVAFLVVILFGVAGYHYAIGYPAWITMLAGILIGILLLIVLKLVLTWIAPFAKKIPITLVTTVLGGFLALYIMRMYAFGWPSILFYGLALFGFVCLLLLTFGVWQIVRKKNAKKGTVLVILGVALGVLGFYGFNALDGDPYVDVSSSEETVNITFLSERDIEDPSQKGNFEVEVFTYGSGTDEKRPEYAEGIKIKTPTVDASLLLPEWKGKKKKWREKYWGFGVDSFPLNARVYMPKGVGPFPMVMMVHGNHSMLDYSDGGYAYLGELLASRGIIGVSVDENFINGHWSGDFMGKEMPTRGWLLLKHLEQWQKWNDGANPDIKDKVDMDNIVLVGHSRGGEAVSIAAAFNKLDRFPDNGNEKFNFDFGIKGIITIAPTDYRYNREISLEDINYLSIQGAYDSDETSFWGMRPFYRLQFSDDFDGFKAGLYMNHANHGQFNSTWGRSDFGAPMRWLLNLKPLVTGEEQRQVAKVYVSGFAEAILKGNQDYMSMFKNVDLVSDWLPKEDYLSQYSDTYKEILVNFEGDLDVTSASNGIKLFADNFKVWREMELEARDGGSQQNNALVLGWNHGMNIGKDSIPIYSIALPDTLKNFGSVDTLALSVAIGDVSELKMEGKEKPELPDVGFNFSIMLKDSLGNFASVELTEGNRLPKKIKTKFTKFDFLDEKMIGKDSEIRLKSCYIPISSFIKRNDSLNLSKLKSINLVFDKDTLGVVVLDDIGFYKKN, from the coding sequence ATGAAAAATCTCTTTCACAAACCTGTATTTCTTGCCGTTGCTTTTCTTGTTGTCATACTTTTCGGTGTAGCAGGCTATCATTATGCCATTGGATACCCCGCTTGGATAACCATGCTCGCAGGAATCTTAATTGGCATTTTGTTGCTCATCGTTTTAAAATTAGTGCTGACTTGGATTGCCCCTTTCGCCAAAAAAATCCCGATTACTCTAGTGACCACCGTTCTTGGTGGTTTTTTAGCACTTTATATTATGCGGATGTATGCTTTTGGATGGCCTTCGATTTTATTTTACGGATTGGCACTATTTGGTTTTGTCTGTTTACTCTTGCTCACTTTTGGTGTTTGGCAAATTGTCAGAAAGAAGAATGCTAAAAAAGGGACCGTTCTTGTTATTTTAGGTGTTGCTCTGGGAGTTTTAGGTTTTTATGGATTCAATGCTTTGGATGGTGATCCTTATGTAGATGTATCATCATCAGAAGAAACAGTCAATATTACCTTTTTGAGTGAAAGAGATATTGAAGACCCTTCCCAAAAAGGAAACTTTGAGGTAGAAGTTTTTACCTACGGAAGCGGAACGGATGAAAAACGACCTGAATATGCAGAAGGTATTAAGATAAAAACACCAACAGTTGATGCTTCATTATTGCTTCCTGAGTGGAAAGGGAAAAAGAAGAAATGGCGTGAAAAATATTGGGGCTTTGGTGTGGATAGCTTCCCATTAAATGCTCGGGTGTACATGCCCAAAGGAGTTGGGCCTTTCCCTATGGTAATGATGGTGCACGGCAACCATAGTATGCTCGACTATTCCGATGGAGGCTATGCCTATCTTGGAGAACTTTTGGCCAGCAGAGGGATTATAGGCGTCTCTGTTGATGAGAATTTCATCAATGGGCATTGGTCCGGTGATTTTATGGGGAAAGAAATGCCCACCCGTGGATGGCTTTTGCTAAAACACTTGGAACAATGGCAAAAATGGAACGATGGAGCTAACCCGGATATCAAGGATAAGGTAGATATGGACAATATTGTGCTTGTGGGGCATTCCAGAGGTGGAGAAGCGGTATCCATAGCAGCAGCTTTCAACAAATTGGATAGGTTTCCCGACAATGGCAATGAAAAGTTCAATTTTGATTTTGGCATAAAAGGAATTATCACCATAGCGCCAACGGATTACCGTTACAATCGTGAAATCAGTCTGGAAGACATCAATTATTTGTCAATTCAAGGTGCATACGACTCGGATGAGACGAGTTTTTGGGGGATGCGGCCTTTTTATCGTTTACAATTTTCAGATGATTTTGATGGTTTTAAAGCAGGTTTGTATATGAACCACGCCAATCATGGTCAGTTTAATTCCACATGGGGCAGGTCGGATTTTGGTGCACCCATGAGGTGGTTGCTCAATCTTAAGCCTTTGGTTACGGGTGAAGAACAACGTCAAGTCGCCAAAGTATATGTAAGCGGTTTTGCGGAAGCTATATTGAAGGGAAACCAAGATTACATGTCCATGTTCAAAAATGTGGATTTGGTAAGCGATTGGCTGCCCAAAGAAGATTATTTGAGTCAATATAGCGATACCTACAAAGAAATACTCGTGAACTTTGAAGGTGATTTGGATGTAACGAGCGCATCGAATGGCATAAAATTATTTGCTGATAATTTTAAAGTCTGGAGGGAAATGGAGTTGGAGGCCCGAGATGGGGGAAGTCAACAGAACAATGCCTTGGTGCTTGGATGGAACCATGGTATGAACATCGGCAAGGATTCCATCCCAATTTATAGTATAGCTCTTCCTGATACTTTAAAGAACTTTGGTTCTGTCGATACTTTGGCTCTTTCCGTGGCTATTGGAGATGTTTCAGAGTTAAAAATGGAGGGTAAAGAAAAACCTGAATTACCAGATGTGGGTTTCAATTTTAGCATTATGCTCAAGGATAGTTTAGGCAATTTCGCTTCGGTGGAGTTGACCGAAGGGAATAGGCTTCCCAAAAAAATCAAAACCAAGTTTACCAAGTTTGATTTTTTAGATGAGAAAATGATAGGCAAGGATTCTGAGATCCGATTGAAAAGCTGTTATATTCCCATATCTTCTTTTATCAAGAGGAACGATAGCCTGAATCTGTCCAAGCTGAAAAGCATCAATTTAGTTTTTGACAAAGATACTTTGGGGGTTGTTGTTTTGGATGATATTGGTTTTTATAAAAAAAACTAA
- a CDS encoding ATP-dependent helicase, with translation MSNFIDELNDAQRAPVLHKDGPLMVIAGAGSGKTRVLTYRIAHLMEQGVDSFNILALTFTNKAAREMKKRIATIVGNSEAKNLWMGTFHSVFAKLLRFDGDKLGYPSNFTIYDTQDSQRLIASIIKEMGLDKDIYKYKQVQNRISSYKNSLITVKAYFQNPELMEADAMAKRPRLGEIYQNYVDRCFKAGAMDFDDLLLRTNELLTRFPEVLMKYQDRFRYILVDEYQDTNHSQYLIVKALSDRYQNICVVGDDAQSIYSFRGANINNILNFQKDYDDVAMYRLEQNYRSTKNIVSAANSIIANNKNQLEKNVWTSNDDGGLIKIHRSVTDAEEGRYVAGSIFESKMQNQMQNGDFAVLYRTNSQSRAIEDALRKRDIPYRIYGGLSFYQRKEIKDVLAYLRLIINPKDEEALKRVVNFPTRGIGQTTIDKLVVAANHYGRSIYEVMEHLDKLNLNINSGTKRKLTDFVTMIKSFQIMNEGSDAFTLAEHVAKKTGLLLEFKKDGTPEGIAKMENIEELLNGIKDFVEGQKEIADATGSLTEFLEDVALATDMDKDIEDDDRVALMTIHLAKGLEFPYVYIVGMEEDLFPSAMSMNTRSELEEERRLFYVALTRAEKQAFLTYTQNRYRWGKLIDAEPSRFLEEIEEQYVENLTPVNDGYRYKSTIDKNIFGEVDKSKLRQVKPQNGTPPSTQKPNENQLRKLRKLKPEISAPTKPMDLDPGLVTGARVNHTRFGRGKILNIEGAGNDRKAEIHFDQGGIKKLLLRFAKLEVLDSA, from the coding sequence TTGAGTAATTTTATAGATGAATTGAATGATGCGCAGCGCGCCCCCGTGCTGCATAAGGATGGACCTTTAATGGTAATTGCGGGTGCAGGCTCTGGTAAAACCCGGGTGCTCACTTACAGAATAGCCCACTTGATGGAGCAAGGGGTAGACTCATTTAATATTTTGGCCCTGACCTTTACCAATAAGGCAGCGCGTGAAATGAAGAAACGTATTGCTACCATTGTGGGTAATTCCGAAGCAAAGAATCTTTGGATGGGTACATTCCACTCTGTTTTCGCAAAATTGCTTCGCTTTGATGGTGATAAACTGGGCTATCCTAGCAACTTTACCATTTACGATACGCAGGATTCCCAACGTTTGATTGCTTCCATCATCAAGGAAATGGGGCTGGACAAGGATATTTACAAGTACAAGCAGGTACAAAACCGGATTTCATCCTACAAGAACAGCCTAATTACCGTTAAGGCCTATTTTCAGAACCCTGAACTGATGGAGGCCGATGCCATGGCCAAGCGCCCGAGATTGGGGGAGATATATCAGAATTATGTAGATCGCTGCTTTAAGGCAGGGGCGATGGATTTTGATGACCTTTTGTTACGGACCAATGAATTGTTGACCCGTTTTCCAGAGGTTTTGATGAAGTATCAGGATCGTTTCCGATACATTTTGGTGGATGAGTACCAAGATACCAACCATTCGCAGTATTTGATTGTAAAAGCTTTATCTGACCGCTATCAAAATATTTGTGTGGTAGGGGACGATGCCCAGAGTATTTATTCCTTCCGTGGGGCGAACATCAACAATATCCTCAACTTTCAAAAGGATTACGACGATGTAGCGATGTACCGTTTGGAACAGAATTACCGTTCCACCAAAAACATTGTCAGCGCAGCAAATTCTATCATCGCAAACAATAAAAACCAGTTAGAGAAGAATGTTTGGACCTCCAACGATGATGGCGGACTCATAAAAATACACCGCAGCGTTACCGATGCCGAAGAGGGTCGGTACGTGGCAGGCTCCATTTTTGAGAGCAAGATGCAAAATCAGATGCAAAATGGTGATTTTGCCGTGTTGTATCGGACCAATTCACAATCCCGTGCCATTGAGGATGCATTGCGTAAACGTGATATTCCCTATCGTATTTATGGGGGATTGTCATTTTATCAAAGAAAGGAGATTAAGGATGTATTGGCCTATTTACGACTTATTATCAACCCTAAGGACGAGGAAGCGCTCAAGCGTGTCGTCAATTTTCCGACGAGGGGGATAGGACAGACCACGATTGATAAACTTGTAGTGGCCGCCAACCATTACGGACGTTCCATTTATGAGGTAATGGAGCATCTGGATAAACTCAATTTGAACATCAATTCGGGAACCAAACGCAAGTTGACGGATTTCGTTACCATGATCAAAAGTTTCCAGATTATGAACGAGGGCTCGGATGCCTTTACCTTAGCGGAACATGTTGCTAAAAAAACAGGCCTGCTGTTGGAGTTCAAAAAAGATGGCACTCCCGAGGGTATTGCGAAGATGGAAAACATCGAAGAGCTTTTGAACGGTATCAAGGATTTTGTCGAAGGCCAAAAAGAAATTGCCGATGCCACAGGCAGTTTGACGGAGTTTTTGGAAGACGTTGCCCTGGCCACAGATATGGATAAAGACATTGAGGATGATGATAGGGTAGCTCTAATGACCATCCATTTGGCAAAAGGGTTGGAGTTTCCGTACGTGTACATTGTTGGAATGGAAGAGGATTTGTTCCCTTCCGCTATGAGCATGAACACCCGAAGTGAATTGGAAGAGGAGCGAAGGCTGTTCTACGTAGCCCTTACCCGCGCCGAAAAACAAGCGTTTCTCACCTATACCCAAAACAGGTACCGATGGGGTAAATTAATTGATGCCGAACCTAGTCGGTTTTTGGAAGAGATAGAAGAGCAGTATGTAGAAAACTTAACTCCTGTGAACGATGGTTATCGGTATAAATCCACGATCGATAAGAATATTTTTGGTGAGGTGGACAAGAGCAAACTGCGACAGGTAAAACCCCAAAATGGGACACCTCCAAGTACACAAAAGCCCAATGAAAACCAGCTACGGAAATTACGGAAGCTCAAACCTGAAATTTCAGCCCCGACCAAACCCATGGATTTAGACCCGGGGTTGGTGACAGGTGCACGAGTGAACCACACCCGATTCGGAAGAGGGAAAATACTAAATATTGAAGGCGCGGGGAATGATAGAAAGGCTGAAATTCATTTTGACCAAGGTGGCATCAAAAAACTGTTGCTGCGTTTTGCCAAACTTGAAGTTTTGGACAGTGCCTAA